The following nucleotide sequence is from Juglans microcarpa x Juglans regia isolate MS1-56 chromosome 6D, Jm3101_v1.0, whole genome shotgun sequence.
ATATTTGGAGATTCTCTAGTAGACGTGGGCAACAACAACTACCTGAAGAATACAGTTGTCAAAGCAAATTTCCTCCCGCATGGAATCGACTATCCCGGCATGAAACCTACCGGGAGGTTTTGCAACGGCAAGAATGTTGCAGACTTCATTGGTATATatagagttatatatataccttCAGCAACAGTACTTGATCACTCGATAAAGCTCATCTGATCATCAAGATCTAGATTAATATTAGGCAatagccatgcatgcatgatccattataatatatatatatatatatatatatatagtactttgaCCTTTTGAAACCAGGACAAATTAGTTTTAGGCTCCGATTGGATATTAAActgagttaaattgaattgataaaatattattaaaatattattttttaatattattattattttagaatttaaaaaaattgaattgtttattatattttgtgttgggatttaaaaaagttgtaatgatgagttgagataagtttatgTACCGAATGAAGCTTACTGTTTATGTGATTGCATTCTCTCTGCACTAATTACTTCGAATATCATTAcaactgtttttgttttttcatttggtaaaagctttaattaacctagaattaataataatttactgCATCGATCTGGAGACCAGACATGAATATATAGTAGCAGATCAGGCAGTAATGCTGCATATATATTAGTACTGATATTGCCTGGTTTTCACGAcctaaattttgaaattggatGGAATTTTTGGGCAGCTGAGAGAGCGGGGTTGCCTTCTTCACCACCATATCTCTCCTTGGTATCCAGGCCTGGCAAGATCGACAACGCGACGTCGTTGCTAACTGGTGCAAACTTCGCCTCCGCGGCTGCTGGAATCCTTAACAATACAGGAATAGCACTTTATGTTAGTGAAACGACAAATTATAATTAGTACACTTTTGCCCTTTTTTCGTGTTGCACTGCACTACGTACGGCAccatttttaattcttttgtgCACCCATTCTGCATTATTGCATCAACATTAATTATTCTATTagtaaaatttagagattttgagggattgttttgaaaaattacgTTTGGGACTGAAAATTCCCCgcgtaaaataaataaataaataaataaaagaattttagaGGACATCGCTCACCATTTTCCTTTGATTCAGGCGAACTTCAGACCTTCCATCTAACCCCCTGCACCCACCAACTGGCTAACGCTCGACtggtggctttttttttttttttggtttttcccaGAAAGAGTTAATACCTTTGGCGACACAAGTAGACTACTTTGCAACGGTATCTGAAGAGTTGAAGCAACAGCTAGGACCCTCTGCTGCGCAGAAGCGTTTTGCTAAATCTGTCTTCGTGATTGTGACTGGAAGCAACGATATCATCTATTACGTGCCGTTTGCTGATCCCAGCGGCAAGTACAACACCCAACAGCAGCGCATGGATTTCGTACTTGATACACTAGAAGAACAATTAAGGGTAATATaatagcccccccccccccccccccccccccccctttttttttttaattttcaatctcATTTTCGGATCTGAAAATTTAACAAAAGAGACGGATTTTCtgcttttgtttctttatttcattCCAAACCGAATTATCATGCACATATGCAAATGCTTGGGGTTCCCTTTCGTATtacataaatcatatgatacGAAAGAAACAAAGGCAAGAAATACAGTACTACTATGTGCACGTGCATGGAGACAAtgagttttaagttttaaatcaTTAGCTCACcatgtttttgtgttttgaattttttttctggaCAGCGTCTATATGATTACGGTGCACGTAAGTTTGTGGTTACGGGGGTCTCCGCACTCGGGTGCTGCCCGTTTCTGAGGGCTTGGGACGAAGGAGGTGTATGCAACGAAGTAGTGAACTCCCTAACTGTAACGTTCAATGAAGGCATTGAGCCGATGTTGCGGAAATTGAAATCAGAAGTCAAGGATATGAGCTACACTTACTGCGATTCGTACGGTATATTGCAAAACTTAATCCAGAACGCAAAACTTTATGGTACGTAcagtgttattttatttattatcactGATAGAAAAGTCTACTCAaccctgcaaaaaaaaaattattttctaaattattttttaacttattcaGGTCTGATTAATACTTGTAAGAAGTAGAATTCGacttttttttgaaatgatagttgcagtcatgaGAGTATAAGCGCTgcataatcactttgaaaaaattaaataaatacgaaacttatataaaatgaaaattaattttttaataatacaccttactttttttaaaaataattgcatgACACTTGTGCATTTCACGACTATAcgtaatattacttttttttttttaaagaaatggaaAAGTCTTTTGGATCGAAACAAGGAAGCTTTTAGCCCAcgttaataatttttcttattctttttttttttaatatacctCTGCTCCTTTTCCTGTTaagttttagaataaaattattttacctCTTCACTTTGACCGTTTCATTTGACCGCTggtccaaaataattttttttttatttagtgattaaggaagtgattttaaatatattaatttttttttaaatatttaaatgtgaaaaaaaaaaagaaaaaaaaaacaccattaGACGATATGCCCAGCGGTAAGAGTAGgccggcatagtagccgccacTCAGAGTTTTATTAGAGGAACTGTTATGAATTACCTATTATTGTCCTATTTCATTTCAGGATTTGATGAGAATAAAGCTGCATGTTGTGGACAAGGGAACTATCGTGGTAAACTTACTTGCATGCGAACTTCGCCCTATTGTTCCAACAGAAGCGACTACCTCTTCTGGGACCCATTCCATCCTACAGAGGCCGGTCAGCGCATCCTTGTAGACAACATTTTTGACGGTCCTTCAAAATACACATTTCCGTTGACTGTGCGGCAGCTAATTGCTTTGTAGACTCGGTATTGCACAGCCCTCTGAACTGCCGCGCCTTCATAATGCAGGACCTGAATCACCACAGCAGCAGCACAAAATTCGTCATTGTACTGTTGTTTCTGTGCGTAACAATAACTGTTAGATTGTGAGCGGAGGTGCTTGGAATTTGGGATGGGCAAAACCCTACCCCATATTAGGCACTAGACtagttgaaggaaaaaattatatttcaaaaataaaagtttggattagggtttttaTTTCAACCATCTATTTTTTGTCTTATCTTTTCATTAATCAATTATTTGCAATATCTGTCACTACTGCACCGCCGCTAGAAAAAACCGAGCTACCTAACATTTGAAATGGAAACGTGACATTTGAAACCAAACCACGTGAGCAATTTCGTTAAGACGACTAACACACACAAATTCCATAAGTCACCTCCAAATACGCCTCTCAATATGAAAAAACCAGCTAGCGCAAACCCAATAAAACCCAACAATACTAAAATCGCCGTAATAGCCCATTTTTCTTGTGGCGAAGCCACTCTTGAATTTTCTGCAAAGTTATAGATCTAACATCAAGCTTCAACGGTTGAGCCATCAAACACATTGGGACCATTAGCAAAGCTCCAATTTCAGCTGTAGCAAAATTGATGACCGACATGACAGAGCTCAATCTCGTTTTTGAGGCTGAGGCATTGACGTAGTAAAATGAAGAACCCAAAATCAAGTACAAGATTAGGAGGCTGTAGCTTGAGAGCAAAACCAAGACTAGAAAGCTGATTGTTGGAGTTCAATGGGATATTTGACAGATGAAATAAGGGAGTACCGAAACAACAACACCCCCACATATAAACTATGAACACTTTTTTCGCCGCATTAAGTCATTTGCATGATCTCATAGTGATGTCAAGTTCACCAGCAGCAATGGCTGGAAGAGTGGATTGGTTTGGACAGAGTGTCCGGTTTCGGTAGCTAGGGGACGAGGGCTTCCATTTCTctagctttttgtttttgtttttaatcacTTTAACCACGTCGTATGGCCACATCAAGTGGTAAGAATGAGGTAAGAATGAGGTGGCCTGGTAGCAGCtttaaaaaacacacacacaaaccgCAACGATATGTAGTTGAAACTTGAGAGTTAGCATAGAGATGCCCCACATTGACAGATGAGGTCCGAATATGTTACCCAGATGTTACAGATTTACTGTATCTCTGTAAGCAAAACCTGAAAAAATCCCTGACAAGAGTCAAGCCAAGCCAATATACCTGCGATAAAACAGATCGTGTTCCTTCGGAGAATGTAATCGAAGGAGAGGACACCTTCATTGTCTTCACGATTAAGATGGAAATATATCCTGAAAGAAAAGGCTGAGGTCCCCCTTGAAAACATCAAACGCCAAAATCTTGGCCGCTGCGTCCTGCATTTagctcaataaaaaaaaataataataaataaataaataaaaacaactatGTAAGAAACAGGAATCCCAGGAGTCATGTGAGATTCATCGCTCAATTAAGACCTTGTATTGCCAATCTTGAGCTGATATATTCTCATTGCACAATCGCTCAACATGCTTATTATTCCCGATGGCATCCAATACAAACGCTGCTCGCATTATGACTTCCCCAGGGACACCTACATAAGCAATGCAATCAATTCCATTAGAAAATTGGAGGCAGTAATAGAAGCAGCCCCTAGAAGACCTTAGTTTTATGGCTTCATCCTGGGCCTCACTTTTCACAGCAAGAGGGATTATGCTTATATAGATTAATCGAACTTATCTCAACGAGGTTGTTAATACTATTATATCCGTGTTCAAGCATTCTAGTTTCAGTAAAGCTAGATTTTAGTTCAGATGTACCTGCAAGTTGTGCACAATGCAGCCCTGCGGGACGCAAACTGGCATGAACAATTGctagtaataattttaaattggaATCCTCAACTTAGAAAAGCAATTATATACCAACCATAGCTTAGAAGTGCATGTCCGGGAACAAGCCTGcaagcaattaaaaaaaaaaaaaagagagatcacAGAATTCTAGCACATCACATGCAATGCAATGAGAAATAATAACTTGCGCATTGTTCAAAGAAGGTGAGGTCACAGAGACTGCCAGCTGGAACTATGATTCATAAATCCTTATGGGGATTGAAACTAATTTAACTCATTTGACTAAGGAACCATTATGACCTATCTGCCTTAAACCTAGAACAACTAGATGACGCTATCCACAGCTGCACATTACTACCCCTGAGTAAATGGCCACGTATGGATGCATGCTGAGCAGCCAGACAACATGATAGAACACTATGTTGGAATAACTGAATATGTTAAGATGTTTTCTCACCGCATCTGTTCAAATGacaattattttcatgaaaatatcCCAAGGGACAATAATAATGGTTTCTAGAGATATTTCAGGCAAAGCAAGTGGAAAGCAtcagatattttatataaatcactTTGAAGGAAACAAATAGCGAACCCCCACCAAGCCAATTGCATGATGATTTCCACCATATAATGGTCACAGGACAGTATTTCTTGACAGTATAGTAATGTAGAGAGCAAGCAGAAATATACCGATATAGAAACACAATGTCTTCAATATTCGTAGAATTGTTGTCAGGCCTCAGCACACTCATGGTGTAAAAGTTGATCATCTCAGACTGAGATCATCAAAAGAATACATAAATGTCAACACTTCCAATGTGCCCAACCGTGAAAGAGTGAATAACTGAGGAAATGAATCTATCAGGTCATAACCTTTGGTAGGCAACTCTTATCAAATATCTCAGTCAAATGAGTACACAACAGAACCTGCAAGATAATAAAGCATAGTTGAATTGAAGCTAGTAGTATTTTCTGCTCgattttgtttataaatatttactACTTCAACCACTCTTGTAGGGTAAATTGATTCCATTGTTTGAGAAAACAAGActgcatgaaaaataatatctcAAAAATCACCAAATCATGCTAAAATGGCTGTCCTGTTTAAAAAAGGGTCTAGACAGTAATGTTGAAACGAAATTAATCTCAACAAAAGGCTTActattttgaagaaaagaaaaagaaccaaCTATTAATAGTATGCTATTAATTACTATAGCAGGAAGTACAGAACCTCCAACCTTTGGGGGGTCATCACATGTGGCAAAGTGAGTTATGGTTCCACCAAGCAGCCCGATgccatctgaaaaatattgagatcataaattcatataaaacaTCTGGCAATATTCCAGTTCAATAGACATAGCATTTCCAAACATAAAAGTCCATTTGTCTGGCAGAGACTAACCTTCTGTAAGAGTACCTTTACCAAACTCATCCAGTAGACACAAAGATCGTGGAGTTGCATGCCTGTAGGGTTTTTCAACATCAATAACATGGAAACAATAAAACTCCAGTTCTTTTAGTGAAATTCTACTCCTATAATGGAACCATTTAGCAAATATTATAACTCAATTCTCTGAATAGATCTTCATATTATGGAACCAGATTTACCAGCCAAAACAGGGTTCATAAAACAATTCGAATTCAAAAGGGTCCAAACACCAAGGAACATGAGATACAGATGCGGTAAACCAGAACTATTTGTTTATTTGGTAGTTTTAAGCTAATCTATTCACACTCATTCAGGTGTACCTTAGCATCATTCCTACTTGATGTAGATCAATCATGAAGGTTGACAGTTCTGCAGTCATGAACTTGCTTCCCATTGCGCAGAATATCCTGTTATCATAGCAATTTGGTTGGTATTACCAATAGCATATTATTGTGTAGTGGCTGTTCCAAGAAAGATGTTGGAAATATTGAGGTCACACCTATCAGTCAAACCCACAGTTGCAGCATCTGCAGGAACAAAACTTCCAATGTGGGCAAGGAAAACAATTAAAGCTACCTGCAACattaaattttcaatcatgATAAAGTGCCCAGAGAGAGATGATGCTAACATTCAACAT
It contains:
- the LOC121236116 gene encoding GDSL esterase/lipase At5g55050-like, which gives rise to MANSNIVLLLINFHLIFLSSLNFSEAQLAPAVFIFGDSLVDVGNNNYLKNTVVKANFLPHGIDYPGMKPTGRFCNGKNVADFIAERAGLPSSPPYLSLVSRPGKIDNATSLLTGANFASAAAGILNNTGIALYKELIPLATQVDYFATVSEELKQQLGPSAAQKRFAKSVFVIVTGSNDIIYYVPFADPSGKYNTQQQRMDFVLDTLEEQLRRLYDYGARKFVVTGVSALGCCPFLRAWDEGGVCNEVVNSLTVTFNEGIEPMLRKLKSEVKDMSYTYCDSYGILQNLIQNAKLYGFDENKAACCGQGNYRGKLTCMRTSPYCSNRSDYLFWDPFHPTEAGQRILVDNIFDGPSKYTFPLTVRQLIAL